The Raphanus sativus cultivar WK10039 chromosome 2, ASM80110v3, whole genome shotgun sequence genome includes a region encoding these proteins:
- the LOC108837391 gene encoding PHAF1 protein At3g51130-like, translating into MTQRSAVMQRTRRRCEGTAMGATVFDLRPGVGIGPFSIGMPICDAFAQIEQQPNIYDVVHVKYHDEDPLKLDIVISFPDHGFHLRFDPWSQRLRLVEIYDVKRLQMRYATSTIGGPSALATFVAVYALFGPTFPGIYDKERGVYSLFYPGLSFQFPIPNQYTDCCHDGEAALPLEFPDGTTPVACRVSIYDNSSDKKVGVGKLMDRASVPPLPPGSLYMEEVHVKLGKELYFTVGGQHVPFGASPQDVWTDLGRPCGIHPKQVDQMVIHSASDPRPKTTLCGDYFYNYFTRGMDILFDGETHRAKKFVLHTNYPGHADFNSYIKCNFVISVGESEAEANRGGNKITPRTNWEQVKEILGECGPAAIQTQGSTSNPFGSTYVYGYQNIAFEVMKNGHIATITLFQS; encoded by the exons ATGACTCAAAGATCGGCGGTAATGCAGAGAACAAGAAGACGATGCGAAGGTACCGCCATGGGCGCCACCGTCTTCGATCTCCGTCCCGGCGTCGGCATCGGACCTTTCTCTATCG gaatgCCAATTTGTGATGCGTTTGCGCAAATAGAGCAGCAGCCCAACATATACGATGTTGTTCATGTTAAATACCACGACGAGGATCCTCTGAAGCTGGATATTGTTATTAGCTTTCCGGATCATGGTTTTCATCTTCGCTTTGATCCATGGTCTCAG AGGTTACGCCTTGTTGAGATTTATGATGTCAAGCGGCTTCAGATGCGTTACGCCACTTCTACTATCGG GGGTCCATCAGCTCTGGCGACGTTTGTGGCTGTTTATGCACTTTTTGGACCGACATTTCCTGGGATTTATGATAAAGAAAGAGGGGTTTATTCTCTCTTCTACCCG GGGCTATCCTTTCAGTTTCCAATTCCTAACCAGTACACGGACTGCTGCCATGATGGAGAAG CGGCGCTACCATTAGAGTTTCCAGATGGCACCACGCCAGTAGCATGCCGGGTCTCTATCTATGACAACTCGAGCGACAAAAAAGTTGGTGTAGGAAAGCTGATGGATAGAGCTTCTGTCCCTCCTTTACCTCCTGGCAGCCTTTATATGGAAGAGGTTCATGTCAAG CTTGGCAAGGAGTTATACTTTACTGTTGGAGGCCAGCATGTACCTTTTGGTGCATCGCCACAG GATGTATGGACCGACTTAGGACGACCATGTGGGATACACCCAAAGCAG GTAGATCAAATGGTTATTCATTCTGCATCAGATCCACGACCAAAAACAACTCTTTGTGGTGATTACTTTTACAACTATTTTACTCGTGGCATGGACATCCTGTTTGACGGCGAG ACTCACAGAGCTAAGAAGTTTGTTCTTCACACCAACTATCCTGGTCATGCTGATTTCAACTCGTACATAAAGTGCAACTTTGTGATCTCTG TTGGAGAGAGTGAGGCAGAAGCAAACAGAGGTGGAAACAAGATCACTCCAAGAACGAACTGGGAGCAAGTTAAG GAAATACTTGGGGAGTGTGGACCAGCGGCTATACAGACACAGGGCTCGACGAGCAACCCATTTGGATCGACATACGTGTATGGCTATCAGAATATTGCTTTTGAG GTGATGAAGAACGGTCATATAGCCACTATTACTTTGTTCCAGTCATGA
- the LOC130500104 gene encoding uncharacterized protein LOC130500104, producing MKIVWVLATLLSFRSNRPPRRLRSEEEAGVIEYNTLLNSLKTRRDSLGSKLSELLEAKEELKEEKLKAKEEAEDLTQEMAELRYKMTCLLDEERKRRVCIEQASLQRIAELEAQAYAIFWPCFFFFLFLTVLYLSSVVKD from the exons ATGAAGATCGTCTGGGTTCTCGCCACGCTTTTGAGTTTCCGATCGAATCGTCCGCCTCGTCGCCTCCGATCCG AGGAAGAAGCAGGAGTGATTGAGTATAATACTTTGTTAAACTCACTAAAGACTCGACGAGATTCTTTGGGTTCAAAGCTGAGTGAGCTATTGGAAGCTAAG GAGGAACTGAAAGAGGAGAAACTGAAGGCGAAGGAAGAAGCGGAAGACCTTACTCAAGAAATGGCTGAACTAAGGTACAAGATGACATGTTTGCTCGACGAGGAACGCAAACGCCGTGTGTGCATAGAGCAAGCGTCATTACAGAGAATTGCAGAACTAGAAGCACAGGCATATGCAATATTTTGgccttgtttctttttttttctttttttaactgTTCTTTATTTATCCTCTGTTGTTAAAGATTAA